From the Oceanispirochaeta sp. genome, the window ACGGTCATCCGCTCCTGTCCATAAAAAATTGGCCCCGGGGAGGTCAGCTTCACGAAAAGACTGACAACTATAAGCATGGGTGAGAGCAGCAGTATCCCGAATAAAGAGCCGCCGATATCGATCAGCCTCTTGCTTATCAGGCTGAAATGGTTTTCAGAAGGGTTGTTGATATACAGGAGGGGGACTCCCAGAAAATCCTCAATGGTTGTACCGATAAGGGCGTAGTTTACCTGGGGTATCAGGATGATCGGTGTCACCTGATTGTAATGTGTCTTGATATACTTGTCCTGTTTTCCCTGTTTCTGACCGGAGTAACCTATGATAATACTCTGTGGATTCAGTTTTTTAACGAAATCATCAATCTTTTCTTATGTACAGGAAGGAAGCCCCTGTTCCTCTGCCCTACCTTCTGAGTCTGCCCAGCAGCAAATATGCATCCCCATATGAGGATTGCTCAGGACTTTCTCAATAAACCGGTCAATGTGGGTACCCTGGCCGATTATAAAAAGGTTATTGGACAGTTCTCCCTTGATCATCTTCATCATGATATGGTTCCGGAAGACGACTCTGTTCAGTATCAGGAAGATCTGACAGATGAAAAAGAAGAGAACCATTGTCAGCCGGGAGAGTCTGTTTGCCTGCAGGTTATATCCCGCCAGGATGAAGAATATCTGTATTTTTATATTCAGCATCAGGAGTCTGGAAAACTCCCTGTGCCAGGCATGCAGTATCTGCCGTGTATGGTAGTGCTCCCGGAAAAGAAAATAGGCCGCCACAATCACAGGGATCGGAATCAGTTTCATGAATTTGATAAAGGAAGAACTATCAGATTCCAAAATCATAAAACGGATATAAGTAGCCATAAGCCAGGAGAGAGCAACCAGAAGGAGGTCAAATAGATAATGGAAGAAAAGAAAGGTCTTTGATTGTTCGTTTAGCATAAAAATTCCTGTTTCTTTATATAACAAAAATACCATAATATTCTGTCATGGCATCTTGGAGAAGCTCATTCAGTATAAAGTATGTGCGTTTTGTTGAACAGGATAATATAAGGGTTGATCAAAATCTGACAGGAGAAGCAATTTAGGGTTAAAATAGTGTTAAGGAGATTGCCATGTGTTTCAGTGTAGCCCTCACCCGGGAGACAATTGAGAATGATCCCCGATTCAGTCATCTACTGGATGATTTATACTATAATTCCGGATTCAGAATCTCCG encodes:
- a CDS encoding exopolysaccharide biosynthesis polyprenyl glycosylphosphotransferase — encoded protein: MDDFVKKLNPQSIIIGYSGQKQGKQDKYIKTHYNQVTPIILIPQVNYALIGTTIEDFLGVPLLYINNPSENHFSLISKRLIDIGGSLFGILLLSPMLIVVSLFVKLTSPGPIFYGQERMTVKGRVFKMWKFRSMRQNADKEEGFTWTVENDPRRTWFGTFIRKTSLDEFPQLWNVLKGDMSLVGPRPERPELIEGFKDEIAGYMLRHKMRAGITGWAQINGWRGNTSLEKRIEFD